The Terriglobus tenax genome contains a region encoding:
- a CDS encoding HAD family hydrolase produces the protein MANTPLCAVLFDYGQVLSRTPDLEQWERMKQVLGLDEINFQEGYWQYRHAYDRGDLDAVPYWRQIASDNRIALTETSLQQLIDADVAMWAQLNQPMVQWLLRLREAGVKTGLLSNIGDAMAEGLRAKFEWMAGFDYAVYSHEHNLAKPEHAIYRIAAEGLGCAPEAILFLDDKAENIEAARAVGMRGIQYDLKDHAAFEQQMMAEGLDDLLAVGAVK, from the coding sequence ATGGCTAACACACCCCTTTGCGCCGTGCTGTTCGACTATGGACAGGTTCTCTCCCGCACCCCCGACCTTGAGCAGTGGGAGCGCATGAAGCAGGTGCTCGGACTGGATGAGATCAATTTCCAGGAAGGCTACTGGCAGTACCGCCATGCCTATGATCGCGGCGACCTGGATGCCGTGCCGTATTGGCGGCAGATCGCGTCGGACAACAGGATCGCGCTGACTGAGACGTCTCTCCAGCAGTTGATCGATGCGGATGTTGCCATGTGGGCGCAATTGAATCAGCCCATGGTGCAGTGGCTTCTGCGACTGCGTGAGGCGGGCGTGAAGACCGGCCTCCTCTCCAACATTGGCGATGCCATGGCGGAGGGACTCCGCGCGAAGTTTGAATGGATGGCCGGTTTCGATTATGCCGTCTACTCACACGAGCACAACCTAGCCAAGCCCGAGCACGCGATCTACCGGATTGCGGCCGAGGGGCTGGGATGTGCGCCGGAAGCTATTCTTTTCCTGGACGATAAGGCGGAGAACATTGAGGCTGCACGAGCCGTCGGCATGCGGGGAATCCAATACGACCTGAAAGACCATGCGGCGTTTGAACAGCAGATGATGGCTGAAGGTCTGGACGATCTGCTGGCGGTAGGGGCGGTGAAGTAA